Genomic window (Falco cherrug isolate bFalChe1 chromosome 4, bFalChe1.pri, whole genome shotgun sequence):
AGGCCACAGGGGCCATGGTGCCCCCTCTGTGTGCTCTGTGGGCTGcccctgtccccttccctccccgATGCTGCAGGTGCCCCCCTGCCAGAAGCAGCATGTCCCTGCCGCTGGGCAtcccctgtgctgtggggcacTGAGGGGTGGgcgcctccagcagcagggttGCTCCAGGCGAGAGGGGCCTTGCTAGCACACTGGAGCATAAGGGGGGGCAGAGCGACACCCCCCACTCCTGCACGCTGTGGGGTagccccccccccaccagcaTCTAGGGCCTGGGCCCACCTCCCCTGTGCGTCAGCATTGCCAATCTAAGTGTTCACAGCGAGGACCAGAGCTTGGGGAAGGTGGTCACAGCTCTGAGCGGCAGGGAGCCAGgatatacacatacacaccaCCGCAGGGTTAAGCAAAGGAGTGTTGCACACGCATAGACTAGGATGGCAGCGGGAGAGGGGCCGGTGTCATTCCAGTGGCTCGGGCTCCTGGGGCTCCTGGGGTGCTGTTAGCACATGCGCTTGTACGTGTAGATGTAGGCCTTGCAGTTGGGACACGTGTGTGTCACATCCTTGAAGTCATCGAACAGGCAGGGgatcaggcagcagcagagatcaCACCTGGAGCACGGGAAGAGGCCGCGTGGTGAGCTCAGGCACCCCAGAGGCAGCCAGTGGGCTCAGGCCCCAGGGGGGGCATGTATGGGGCAGGAGAGGTGAGTACTGGCCCCTGGCAGCCCACCCTGACCCCCTGCCAATGTGCAGGCCAGGACAAAGCACCCTGCCCCTTGGGGGCTGCCGCCATGGCTGCAGAGGTAAGAGCTGAGTTGGTGAGCAGTCACGCAGCTCAcagagggaaggcagagccTGGCGAGACACGCGCAGACCGTGAGGCCTGACCTGCCTccactgctggggcagggggctggaaccCTCCCACGGAgcctcccacagcccctcctgGTGCCAGCCCTTGGCCACAAGGAGAGACACTGCAGCACCACGGGttctgggctgggggtgcacagcccctgctctgaTGCCAGGTTCTACAACAGGCCTTTGGAGGTGGCACTTTCCCCTCCCTGGCTGAAGCCCAGGGCTCCAACGCACCTGCTGCCCCAGTAACCCTCAGCACCAAGGCCCCTGCTGTGCCCAACAGCTCAGCCAAGGCCACCAGGACCAGGGCTGAGCGACCAccatcactgctgctgtcagcaccTACCCCACGAAGCAGCAGAAGAAGCCAAGAAGGAAGCTCATGAGCCCAATCTCATAGGTGATCTTGGTGGTGATGGCTTGCTGGCAGTGGGGACACACCGTCTGCACGGGGGCACCCTGGAAGATCTCACCCTGCAGCACCGTCACTGTGGTGGCAGCCCCAGACGGGACAAGCACTGTTGCCGTGTGGCCACCAGGAGAGGGGTAGTGGCCTGGGGGAGGGTAGTAGCCCATGGGGGGGTGAGGGCCTGGCGGGGGGTAATAACCTGCTGGGAACAACAAACATGCACAGGTGAATGTTTCTGGATGTGGCAGGAGACACTCACTAGCGGCGGGGGGATCCTCACTGGGAGCCCCCCCCTGCCGCCACACCACTACCTTGAGTACAGACttggggccagccctgctgcaggcactgtgccccccaccccgaggAGCCTCATTGCAAGCCCCCAGTGGCAGCCCCAAACCACGTGGtatcccccaccccactccctgGGGCACTGGGTGCCACATGTTTCCGGGGGGTGTCCTTGCCCATCACCTCCGCCCCCTGCTTCACGTGGCCCCTCGCAGTACTCACCAGGTGGCACGTAGGGCCCAGAGCCATCTGTGGGCATGTGGGGGGGCACAAATCCTGGCTGGGAGGGTGGCTCATATGGGGGAGGTCCAAATTCAGGCGGGGGGATGGGAACCCCCTGGGGCTGTCCCACAACTGGGGTGACGCCATCTGAAAGGAAATGGAGAgttggcagcagagctggtggggaggtgggggctTGGCTGAGTGGTCTGGGGGTTGGCCCCAGCAGGGGAAGGGGGCGCAacatggggtggggggcacctcGCCAAGCCTCATCGTCTGGGCCACAAGAAGCCCAAATTCATGCCTCGTTAcccacagcagcaagcagagccaGGCTTTGCGCAGGGAGTGCTTTCTGGTCTTGTCACTGCCCCTGGggcctcctgcctccccagggcGATACGGCAATGGATGGAGCTGGGCATCACGCCACCCTCCCCAGTGCGCTGCATGCCATGGGGCAGGGCCGCAAGGAAAGGCCACGGCCAGGGTGCTCCCAGGGACACCACACttgcctggctcctgcctgcttGGCAATGTCACCCCACCACCCCGGAGCAGCtgggcccccccgccccccagtaCCTGCTGCAATGGGTGGGCCATGCTTCTCTTCTATCAGCGGTGCCGAGGGGCCTCCCGGGTAGGGTGGCGGAGGGTCGTTGGACATGGCTCAGGGCAG
Coding sequences:
- the CDIP1 gene encoding cell death-inducing p53-target protein 1 isoform X1 produces the protein MSNDPPPPYPGGPSAPLIEEKHGPPIAADGVTPVVGQPQGVPIPPPEFGPPPYEPPSQPGFVPPHMPTDGSGPYVPPAGYYPPPGPHPPMGYYPPPGHYPSPGGHTATVLVPSGAATTVTVLQGEIFQGAPVQTVCPHCQQAITTKITYEIGLMSFLLGFFCCFVGCDLCCCLIPCLFDDFKDVTHTCPNCKAYIYTYKRMC
- the CDIP1 gene encoding cell death-inducing p53-target protein 1 isoform X2 — its product is MSNDPPPPYPGGPSAPLIEEKHGPPIAADGVTPVVGQPQGVPIPPPEFGPPPYEPPSQPGFVPPHMPTDGSGPYVPPGYYPPPGPHPPMGYYPPPGHYPSPGGHTATVLVPSGAATTVTVLQGEIFQGAPVQTVCPHCQQAITTKITYEIGLMSFLLGFFCCFVGCDLCCCLIPCLFDDFKDVTHTCPNCKAYIYTYKRMC